The Euphorbia lathyris chromosome 8, ddEupLath1.1, whole genome shotgun sequence genome has a window encoding:
- the LOC136202141 gene encoding uncharacterized protein isoform X3, translated as MPQKEEVAGSSSLSGRCDRILAVFGLTEEELEKCVNGFSEENFIGKFQFGDVYRGTYDGDDVIVKVWTKHDRYKVLAGENEGRVLAGENEGRLKPSCRHSAGATDIWLLFIFRIPWQSTHYTISLKKILLHGNRGSRLLLALLLCYSICILRILTVQDHEPLLFDFSMISGGMLTDKRDLLNHCIQGCCAYSDPNFAQPGEWSEKCDVFSYGVLLLSLISKRIHKDDGDCTNVPFVYEWAKNEHKQQNSAGWFGNFKSSLVHRSLELGPDFNFSDAIGITNLAMLCVEYDPQKRPTMKRVVKHMKKLHIVRHNANGWECCKMPNGVNEVLKTRFRSKPRPGQLPFNHLKHRMRKTRGCHQTLSSGPESSDSMSCSDLNQEFDLRGFKSSFGVNNAIKVFSSDDLSTYTGGFSKENLIGEFQFGKVFRGVREGKKVIVKTWWGSNRKCYGGGACNAERLKDEISLLQHPRLLSHPNLVKMIGYCFEEEKLDAVYDLDPQDSLHNLAPKDEFTWLQRMKVIYEFAKLLEFLQAPNPTHVPYRLGNIDAEHIILDKEYSPKLIDFGATVGGIILSFRDSRNMCLWGCYGYIDSCFDSGAYEARDIFAYGIILLCLISKRIPREDESDEIFLAGKWAWDEYDKWVDEEEGSGFSLVHEDLREEVGFDPNDGVALTKLGLECVDCDDSNRPSMEKVVKRLRNLHVIRSHAEEMGIQK; from the exons ATGCCCCAAAAAGAAGAAGTTGCGGGTTCATCATCTCTATCAG GTCGATGTGACAGAATCCTCGCCGTATTCGGTTTGacagaagaagaactggagaaaTGTGTAAATGGGTTCAGTGAAGAAAATTTTATTGGGAAATTTCAATTTGGAGATGTTTATCGAGGAACTTATGATGGAGATGATGTGATTGTGAAGGTTTGGACAAAACATGATAGATATAAAGTGCTTGCAGGGGAAAACGAAGGCAGAGTGCTTGCAGGGGAAAACGAAGGCAGATTGAAG CCAAGTTGCAGGCATTCTGCAGGCGCGACAGATATCTGGCTGCTATTTATCTTCCGAATCCCATGGCAATCGACACACTACACAATCTCATTGAAAAAG ATACTTTTACATGGGAACAGAGGATCAAGGTTGCTTTtggctttgcttctttgctacAGTATATGCATACTCCGCATCCTAACTGTCCAA GATCACGAGCCACTCTTATTTGACTTTAGTATGATTTCTGGTGGAATGCTTACTGATAAAAGAGACCTTCTAAATCACTGCATACAAGGCTGTTGCGCCTACAGTGATCCAAATTTTGCTCAACCAG GTGAATGGTCGGAGAAATGTGATGTTTTTTCTTATGGTGTTCTGCTATTGTCTTTAATAAGCAAAAGAATCCACAAAGATGATGGGGATTGTACCAACGTGCCGTTTGTTTATGAATGGGCCAAGAATGAGCACAAACAGCAAAACTCAGCAGGTTGGTTTGGTAACTTCAAGTCTTCTCTGGTGCATCGAAGCCTAGAGTTAGGACCAGATTTTAATTTCAGCGATGCAATAGGGATCACCAACTTGGCAATGCTGTGTGTTGAATACGATCCTCAGAAACGACCAACGATGAAGCGAGTTGTTAAACATATGAAGAAGTTGCATATTGTTCGGCATAATGCGAATGGTTGGGAGTGTTGTAAGATGCCTAATGGGGTTAATGAGGTTCTCAAAACACGGTTCCGTTCTAAGCCCCGTCCAG GACAGCTACCATTCAACCATTTGAAGCATCGGATGCGCAAAACTAGAGGTTGTCATCAAACGCTTTCTAGTGGTCCAGAAAGCTCTGATAGCATGTCATGTAGCGATTTAAACCAAGAGTTTGATCTAAGAG GGTTCAAATCTTCATTTGGAGTAAATAATGCGATCAAGGTTTTCTCTTCTGACGACCTAAGCACGTACACTGGTGGatttagcaaagaaaatctgATTGGTGAATTTCAATTTGGAAAAGTATTTCGTGGAGTGAGAGAAGGAAAAAAAGTGATCGTGAAGACATGGTGGGGAAGCAATAGAAAGTGTTATGGTGGTGGAGCTTGTAATGCAGAGCGGTTAAAG GATGAAATTTCTTTACTTCAACATCCTAGGTTGTTAAGTCATCCTAACTTGGTGAAGATGATTGGATATTGTTTTGAGGAGGAAAAACTTGATGCTGTTTACGATTTGGATCCACAAGATAGTCTGCATAATCTAGCACCCAAAG ATGAGTTCACTTGGCTACAGAGAATGAAAGTTATTTATGAATTTGCAAAGCTGCTTGAGTTTCTTCAAGCTCCTAATCCAACACATGTGCCCTATAGACTTGGGAACATTGATGCTGAACATATAATACTTGACAAG GAGTACAGCCCAAAATTGATTGATTTTGGGGCTACTGTTGGTGGAATCATTCTTAGTTTCCGAGACTCAAGAAACATGTGTTTGTGGGGATGCTATGGTTACATAGACTCGTGCTTTGATAGTGGTGCTTATGAAGCACGAGATATATTCGCATATGGTATCATACTTTTGTGTTTGATATCCAAAAGGATTCCGAGAGAAGATGAAAGCGACGAAATATTTCTTGCTGGTAAGTGGGCgtgggatgaatatgataaATGGGTAGATGAGGAGGAGGGGTCTGGATTTTCACTTGTGCATGAAGACCTAAGAGAAGAAGTTGGTTTCGATCCTAATGATGGAGTTGCACTTACCAAGTTGGGGTTGGAGTGTGTAGATTGTGATGATTCTAATCGTCCTTCAATGGAGAAGGTTGTCAAGCGATTGCGGAATTTACATGTTATTCGAAGCCATGCTGAAGAGATGGGCATCCAGAAATGA
- the LOC136202141 gene encoding protein LYK2-like isoform X2, whose amino-acid sequence MPQKEEVAGSSSLSGRCDRILAVFGLTEEELEKCVNGFSEENFIGKFQFGDVYRGTYDGDDVIVKVWTKHDRYKVLAGENEGRVLAGENEGRLKDEMVLHHYFSRYEFHPNAAKLQAFCRRDRYLAAIYLPNPMAIDTLHNLIEKDTFTWEQRIKVAFGFASLLQYMHTPHPNCPSNFPYLICNIDAAHILVDQDHEPLLFDFSMISGGMLTDKRDLLNHCIQGCCAYSDPNFAQPGEWSEKCDVFSYGVLLLSLISKRIHKDDGDCTNVPFVYEWAKNEHKQQNSAGITNLAMLCVEYDPQKRPTMKRVVKHMKKLHIVRHNANGWECCKMPNGVNEVLKTRFRSKPRPGQLPFNHLKHRMRKTRGCHQTLSSGPESSDSMSCSDLNQEFDLRGFKSSFGVNNAIKVFSSDDLSTYTGGFSKENLIGEFQFGKVFRGVREGKKVIVKTWWGSNRKCYGGGACNAERLKDEISLLQHPRLLSHPNLVKMIGYCFEEEKLDAVYDLDPQDSLHNLAPKDEFTWLQRMKVIYEFAKLLEFLQAPNPTHVPYRLGNIDAEHIILDKEYSPKLIDFGATVGGIILSFRDSRNMCLWGCYGYIDSCFDSGAYEARDIFAYGIILLCLISKRIPREDESDEIFLAGKWAWDEYDKWVDEEEGSGFSLVHEDLREEVGFDPNDGVALTKLGLECVDCDDSNRPSMEKVVKRLRNLHVIRSHAEEMGIQK is encoded by the exons ATGCCCCAAAAAGAAGAAGTTGCGGGTTCATCATCTCTATCAG GTCGATGTGACAGAATCCTCGCCGTATTCGGTTTGacagaagaagaactggagaaaTGTGTAAATGGGTTCAGTGAAGAAAATTTTATTGGGAAATTTCAATTTGGAGATGTTTATCGAGGAACTTATGATGGAGATGATGTGATTGTGAAGGTTTGGACAAAACATGATAGATATAAAGTGCTTGCAGGGGAAAACGAAGGCAGAGTGCTTGCAGGGGAAAACGAAGGCAGATTGAAG GATGAAATGGTTTTACATCATTATTTCTCAAGGTATGAATTCCATCCAAATGCAGCCAAGTTGCAGGCATTCTGCAGGCGCGACAGATATCTGGCTGCTATTTATCTTCCGAATCCCATGGCAATCGACACACTACACAATCTCATTGAAAAAG ATACTTTTACATGGGAACAGAGGATCAAGGTTGCTTTtggctttgcttctttgctacAGTATATGCATACTCCGCATCCTAACTGTCCAAGTAATTTTCCCTATCTGATTTGCAATATAGATGCTGCTCATATATTGGTTGATCAG GATCACGAGCCACTCTTATTTGACTTTAGTATGATTTCTGGTGGAATGCTTACTGATAAAAGAGACCTTCTAAATCACTGCATACAAGGCTGTTGCGCCTACAGTGATCCAAATTTTGCTCAACCAG GTGAATGGTCGGAGAAATGTGATGTTTTTTCTTATGGTGTTCTGCTATTGTCTTTAATAAGCAAAAGAATCCACAAAGATGATGGGGATTGTACCAACGTGCCGTTTGTTTATGAATGGGCCAAGAATGAGCACAAACAGCAAAACTCAGCAG GGATCACCAACTTGGCAATGCTGTGTGTTGAATACGATCCTCAGAAACGACCAACGATGAAGCGAGTTGTTAAACATATGAAGAAGTTGCATATTGTTCGGCATAATGCGAATGGTTGGGAGTGTTGTAAGATGCCTAATGGGGTTAATGAGGTTCTCAAAACACGGTTCCGTTCTAAGCCCCGTCCAG GACAGCTACCATTCAACCATTTGAAGCATCGGATGCGCAAAACTAGAGGTTGTCATCAAACGCTTTCTAGTGGTCCAGAAAGCTCTGATAGCATGTCATGTAGCGATTTAAACCAAGAGTTTGATCTAAGAG GGTTCAAATCTTCATTTGGAGTAAATAATGCGATCAAGGTTTTCTCTTCTGACGACCTAAGCACGTACACTGGTGGatttagcaaagaaaatctgATTGGTGAATTTCAATTTGGAAAAGTATTTCGTGGAGTGAGAGAAGGAAAAAAAGTGATCGTGAAGACATGGTGGGGAAGCAATAGAAAGTGTTATGGTGGTGGAGCTTGTAATGCAGAGCGGTTAAAG GATGAAATTTCTTTACTTCAACATCCTAGGTTGTTAAGTCATCCTAACTTGGTGAAGATGATTGGATATTGTTTTGAGGAGGAAAAACTTGATGCTGTTTACGATTTGGATCCACAAGATAGTCTGCATAATCTAGCACCCAAAG ATGAGTTCACTTGGCTACAGAGAATGAAAGTTATTTATGAATTTGCAAAGCTGCTTGAGTTTCTTCAAGCTCCTAATCCAACACATGTGCCCTATAGACTTGGGAACATTGATGCTGAACATATAATACTTGACAAG GAGTACAGCCCAAAATTGATTGATTTTGGGGCTACTGTTGGTGGAATCATTCTTAGTTTCCGAGACTCAAGAAACATGTGTTTGTGGGGATGCTATGGTTACATAGACTCGTGCTTTGATAGTGGTGCTTATGAAGCACGAGATATATTCGCATATGGTATCATACTTTTGTGTTTGATATCCAAAAGGATTCCGAGAGAAGATGAAAGCGACGAAATATTTCTTGCTGGTAAGTGGGCgtgggatgaatatgataaATGGGTAGATGAGGAGGAGGGGTCTGGATTTTCACTTGTGCATGAAGACCTAAGAGAAGAAGTTGGTTTCGATCCTAATGATGGAGTTGCACTTACCAAGTTGGGGTTGGAGTGTGTAGATTGTGATGATTCTAATCGTCCTTCAATGGAGAAGGTTGTCAAGCGATTGCGGAATTTACATGTTATTCGAAGCCATGCTGAAGAGATGGGCATCCAGAAATGA
- the LOC136202141 gene encoding uncharacterized protein isoform X1, whose amino-acid sequence MPQKEEVAGSSSLSGRCDRILAVFGLTEEELEKCVNGFSEENFIGKFQFGDVYRGTYDGDDVIVKVWTKHDRYKVLAGENEGRVLAGENEGRLKDEMVLHHYFSRYEFHPNAAKLQAFCRRDRYLAAIYLPNPMAIDTLHNLIEKDTFTWEQRIKVAFGFASLLQYMHTPHPNCPSNFPYLICNIDAAHILVDQDHEPLLFDFSMISGGMLTDKRDLLNHCIQGCCAYSDPNFAQPGEWSEKCDVFSYGVLLLSLISKRIHKDDGDCTNVPFVYEWAKNEHKQQNSAGWFGNFKSSLVHRSLELGPDFNFSDAIGITNLAMLCVEYDPQKRPTMKRVVKHMKKLHIVRHNANGWECCKMPNGVNEVLKTRFRSKPRPGQLPFNHLKHRMRKTRGCHQTLSSGPESSDSMSCSDLNQEFDLRGFKSSFGVNNAIKVFSSDDLSTYTGGFSKENLIGEFQFGKVFRGVREGKKVIVKTWWGSNRKCYGGGACNAERLKDEISLLQHPRLLSHPNLVKMIGYCFEEEKLDAVYDLDPQDSLHNLAPKDEFTWLQRMKVIYEFAKLLEFLQAPNPTHVPYRLGNIDAEHIILDKEYSPKLIDFGATVGGIILSFRDSRNMCLWGCYGYIDSCFDSGAYEARDIFAYGIILLCLISKRIPREDESDEIFLAGKWAWDEYDKWVDEEEGSGFSLVHEDLREEVGFDPNDGVALTKLGLECVDCDDSNRPSMEKVVKRLRNLHVIRSHAEEMGIQK is encoded by the exons ATGCCCCAAAAAGAAGAAGTTGCGGGTTCATCATCTCTATCAG GTCGATGTGACAGAATCCTCGCCGTATTCGGTTTGacagaagaagaactggagaaaTGTGTAAATGGGTTCAGTGAAGAAAATTTTATTGGGAAATTTCAATTTGGAGATGTTTATCGAGGAACTTATGATGGAGATGATGTGATTGTGAAGGTTTGGACAAAACATGATAGATATAAAGTGCTTGCAGGGGAAAACGAAGGCAGAGTGCTTGCAGGGGAAAACGAAGGCAGATTGAAG GATGAAATGGTTTTACATCATTATTTCTCAAGGTATGAATTCCATCCAAATGCAGCCAAGTTGCAGGCATTCTGCAGGCGCGACAGATATCTGGCTGCTATTTATCTTCCGAATCCCATGGCAATCGACACACTACACAATCTCATTGAAAAAG ATACTTTTACATGGGAACAGAGGATCAAGGTTGCTTTtggctttgcttctttgctacAGTATATGCATACTCCGCATCCTAACTGTCCAAGTAATTTTCCCTATCTGATTTGCAATATAGATGCTGCTCATATATTGGTTGATCAG GATCACGAGCCACTCTTATTTGACTTTAGTATGATTTCTGGTGGAATGCTTACTGATAAAAGAGACCTTCTAAATCACTGCATACAAGGCTGTTGCGCCTACAGTGATCCAAATTTTGCTCAACCAG GTGAATGGTCGGAGAAATGTGATGTTTTTTCTTATGGTGTTCTGCTATTGTCTTTAATAAGCAAAAGAATCCACAAAGATGATGGGGATTGTACCAACGTGCCGTTTGTTTATGAATGGGCCAAGAATGAGCACAAACAGCAAAACTCAGCAGGTTGGTTTGGTAACTTCAAGTCTTCTCTGGTGCATCGAAGCCTAGAGTTAGGACCAGATTTTAATTTCAGCGATGCAATAGGGATCACCAACTTGGCAATGCTGTGTGTTGAATACGATCCTCAGAAACGACCAACGATGAAGCGAGTTGTTAAACATATGAAGAAGTTGCATATTGTTCGGCATAATGCGAATGGTTGGGAGTGTTGTAAGATGCCTAATGGGGTTAATGAGGTTCTCAAAACACGGTTCCGTTCTAAGCCCCGTCCAG GACAGCTACCATTCAACCATTTGAAGCATCGGATGCGCAAAACTAGAGGTTGTCATCAAACGCTTTCTAGTGGTCCAGAAAGCTCTGATAGCATGTCATGTAGCGATTTAAACCAAGAGTTTGATCTAAGAG GGTTCAAATCTTCATTTGGAGTAAATAATGCGATCAAGGTTTTCTCTTCTGACGACCTAAGCACGTACACTGGTGGatttagcaaagaaaatctgATTGGTGAATTTCAATTTGGAAAAGTATTTCGTGGAGTGAGAGAAGGAAAAAAAGTGATCGTGAAGACATGGTGGGGAAGCAATAGAAAGTGTTATGGTGGTGGAGCTTGTAATGCAGAGCGGTTAAAG GATGAAATTTCTTTACTTCAACATCCTAGGTTGTTAAGTCATCCTAACTTGGTGAAGATGATTGGATATTGTTTTGAGGAGGAAAAACTTGATGCTGTTTACGATTTGGATCCACAAGATAGTCTGCATAATCTAGCACCCAAAG ATGAGTTCACTTGGCTACAGAGAATGAAAGTTATTTATGAATTTGCAAAGCTGCTTGAGTTTCTTCAAGCTCCTAATCCAACACATGTGCCCTATAGACTTGGGAACATTGATGCTGAACATATAATACTTGACAAG GAGTACAGCCCAAAATTGATTGATTTTGGGGCTACTGTTGGTGGAATCATTCTTAGTTTCCGAGACTCAAGAAACATGTGTTTGTGGGGATGCTATGGTTACATAGACTCGTGCTTTGATAGTGGTGCTTATGAAGCACGAGATATATTCGCATATGGTATCATACTTTTGTGTTTGATATCCAAAAGGATTCCGAGAGAAGATGAAAGCGACGAAATATTTCTTGCTGGTAAGTGGGCgtgggatgaatatgataaATGGGTAGATGAGGAGGAGGGGTCTGGATTTTCACTTGTGCATGAAGACCTAAGAGAAGAAGTTGGTTTCGATCCTAATGATGGAGTTGCACTTACCAAGTTGGGGTTGGAGTGTGTAGATTGTGATGATTCTAATCGTCCTTCAATGGAGAAGGTTGTCAAGCGATTGCGGAATTTACATGTTATTCGAAGCCATGCTGAAGAGATGGGCATCCAGAAATGA
- the LOC136202141 gene encoding proline-rich receptor-like protein kinase PERK8 isoform X4 produces the protein MPQKEEVAGSSSLSGRCDRILAVFGLTEEELEKCVNGFSEENFIGKFQFGDVYRGTYDGDDVIVKVWTKHDRYKVLAGENEGRVLAGENEGRLKDEMVLHHYFSRYEFHPNAAKLQAFCRRDRYLAAIYLPNPMAIDTLHNLIEKDTFTWEQRIKVAFGFASLLQYMHTPHPNCPSNFPYLICNIDAAHILVDQDHEPLLFDFSMISGGMLTDKRDLLNHCIQGCCAYSDPNFAQPGEWSEKCDVFSYGVLLLSLISKRIHKDDGDCTNVPFVYEWAKNEHKQQNSAGWFGNFKSSLVHRSLELGPDFNFSDAIGITNLAMLCVEYDPQKRPTMKRVVKHMKKLHIVRHNANGWECCKMPNGVNEVLKTRFRSKPRPGQLPFNHLKHRMRKTRGCHQTLSSGPESSDSMSCSDLNQEFDLRGFKSSFGVNNAIKVFSSDDLSTYTGGFSKENLIGEFQFGKVFRGVREGKKVIVKTWWGSNRKCYGGGACNAERLKDEISLLQHPRLLSHPNLVKMIGYCFEEEKLDAVYDLDPQDSLHNLAPKDEFTWLQRMKVIYEFAKLLEFLQAPNPTHVPYRLGNIDAEHIILDKPKID, from the exons ATGCCCCAAAAAGAAGAAGTTGCGGGTTCATCATCTCTATCAG GTCGATGTGACAGAATCCTCGCCGTATTCGGTTTGacagaagaagaactggagaaaTGTGTAAATGGGTTCAGTGAAGAAAATTTTATTGGGAAATTTCAATTTGGAGATGTTTATCGAGGAACTTATGATGGAGATGATGTGATTGTGAAGGTTTGGACAAAACATGATAGATATAAAGTGCTTGCAGGGGAAAACGAAGGCAGAGTGCTTGCAGGGGAAAACGAAGGCAGATTGAAG GATGAAATGGTTTTACATCATTATTTCTCAAGGTATGAATTCCATCCAAATGCAGCCAAGTTGCAGGCATTCTGCAGGCGCGACAGATATCTGGCTGCTATTTATCTTCCGAATCCCATGGCAATCGACACACTACACAATCTCATTGAAAAAG ATACTTTTACATGGGAACAGAGGATCAAGGTTGCTTTtggctttgcttctttgctacAGTATATGCATACTCCGCATCCTAACTGTCCAAGTAATTTTCCCTATCTGATTTGCAATATAGATGCTGCTCATATATTGGTTGATCAG GATCACGAGCCACTCTTATTTGACTTTAGTATGATTTCTGGTGGAATGCTTACTGATAAAAGAGACCTTCTAAATCACTGCATACAAGGCTGTTGCGCCTACAGTGATCCAAATTTTGCTCAACCAG GTGAATGGTCGGAGAAATGTGATGTTTTTTCTTATGGTGTTCTGCTATTGTCTTTAATAAGCAAAAGAATCCACAAAGATGATGGGGATTGTACCAACGTGCCGTTTGTTTATGAATGGGCCAAGAATGAGCACAAACAGCAAAACTCAGCAGGTTGGTTTGGTAACTTCAAGTCTTCTCTGGTGCATCGAAGCCTAGAGTTAGGACCAGATTTTAATTTCAGCGATGCAATAGGGATCACCAACTTGGCAATGCTGTGTGTTGAATACGATCCTCAGAAACGACCAACGATGAAGCGAGTTGTTAAACATATGAAGAAGTTGCATATTGTTCGGCATAATGCGAATGGTTGGGAGTGTTGTAAGATGCCTAATGGGGTTAATGAGGTTCTCAAAACACGGTTCCGTTCTAAGCCCCGTCCAG GACAGCTACCATTCAACCATTTGAAGCATCGGATGCGCAAAACTAGAGGTTGTCATCAAACGCTTTCTAGTGGTCCAGAAAGCTCTGATAGCATGTCATGTAGCGATTTAAACCAAGAGTTTGATCTAAGAG GGTTCAAATCTTCATTTGGAGTAAATAATGCGATCAAGGTTTTCTCTTCTGACGACCTAAGCACGTACACTGGTGGatttagcaaagaaaatctgATTGGTGAATTTCAATTTGGAAAAGTATTTCGTGGAGTGAGAGAAGGAAAAAAAGTGATCGTGAAGACATGGTGGGGAAGCAATAGAAAGTGTTATGGTGGTGGAGCTTGTAATGCAGAGCGGTTAAAG GATGAAATTTCTTTACTTCAACATCCTAGGTTGTTAAGTCATCCTAACTTGGTGAAGATGATTGGATATTGTTTTGAGGAGGAAAAACTTGATGCTGTTTACGATTTGGATCCACAAGATAGTCTGCATAATCTAGCACCCAAAG ATGAGTTCACTTGGCTACAGAGAATGAAAGTTATTTATGAATTTGCAAAGCTGCTTGAGTTTCTTCAAGCTCCTAATCCAACACATGTGCCCTATAGACTTGGGAACATTGATGCTGAACATATAATACTTGACAAG CCCAAAATTGATTGA